From a single Brassica oleracea var. oleracea cultivar TO1000 chromosome C5, BOL, whole genome shotgun sequence genomic region:
- the LOC106344662 gene encoding pumilio homolog 15-like, producing the protein MTTNQNRRDGDANPEEALPPSPSQQLLRERLKAYENMYGSLDDHYSRGTGSSQFAPLSDLRTLESDFRRLGVSDSNPRQQPLRDQRRSNQFPLNGGDRGINEYFNPSYFQSQTEQEQINLERMWFKKDNLVNGYDAYKSSNYGSYGRGNSGMSVRSPYFDHCEVSFSQSNNHNSGNQSPWSYSHGYVPRTHDLFNMNNSRAKDNTMSRAKNRVDSVELQNLIAEGSRDTIDKIFDELISHVCELMTDPFGHHVFQKLMEKCTNEQITRVLEIVIQQPNQFVRICGDLHGTRAIQDLIRCLSSEEQISHFMVTICHAALLLSKSTNANDVIMFCFSHFSPSQTNGLLQMIVQNCYQVAIDHYGSCLLQQCIGKSRQEIREPLIREIIANSMNLCVDRYGNYVVQYVLELENFQVAAALSRYLSGNYVQLSCDKYGSHAVQKCLESRQFNSRMIINELLTDIVSLLVNPFGNYVIQTAWVVSQSDMRSELLYHINRNHPLLRCNRYGRKILEKLNLWT; encoded by the exons ATGACGACTAACCAAAACCGAAGAGATGGAGACGCGAATCCGGAGGAAGCCTTGCCGCCGTCTCCGTCTCAACAGCTTCTACGTGAAAGACTCAAAGCTTACGAGAATATGTATGGCTCCTTGGATGATCATTACTCACGTGGAACCGGATCTTCACAGTTTGCTCCTTTGTCAGATTTGCGAACCCTTGAATCTGACTTTAGAAGATTGGGTGTCTCTGATTCAAACCCTCGCCAACAGCCGCTACGTGATCAACGTCGAAGCAATCAATTTCCTTTGAATGGTGGAGATCGAGGTATCAATGAATACTTTAACCCTTCGTATTTTCAGTCTCAAACTGAACAAGAACAGATTAATCTGGAGAGGATGTGGTTTAAGAAGGATAATCTTGTTAATGGGTATGATGCTTATAAGTCATCTAATTATGGTTCTTATGGGCGTGGCAATAGTGGTATGTCGGTTCGTTCTCCGTATTTTGACCACTGTGAGGTTTCTTTTTCTCAAAGTAATAATCATAATTCTGGTAATCAAAGCCCTTGGAGTTATTCACACGGTTATGTACCTCGAACCCATGATCTATTCAATATGAATAACTCTAGGGCTAAGGATAACACAATGTCTCGTGCTAAAAACCGTGTGGATTCTGTCGAGTTGCAAAACTTGATTGCGGAAGGTTCAAGAGACACTATTGATAAGATATTTGATGAGCTGATATCACATGTTTGTGAGCTGATGACTGACCCTTTTGGCCATCATGTCTTTCAAAAGCTCATGGAGAAATGCACAAATGAACAAATCACTCGGGTTTTGGAAATTGTCATCCAACAACCTAATCAGTTTGTGAGAATTTGTGGCGATTTGCATGG AACGCGTGCAATACAAGATTTGATCCGATGTCTTAGTTCAGAAGAGCAAATATCCCACTTCATGGTAACTATATGCCATGCTGCATTACTTCTGAGCAAGAGCACTAATGCAAATGATGTGATTATGTTTTGCTTCAGCCATTTTTCTCCTTCACAAACCAAT GGACTTCTTCAAATGATTGTTCAAAACTGTTATCAAGTTGCAATTGATCATTATGGTTCTTGTCTACTTCAACAATGCATTGGAAAATCCCGTCAAGAAATAAGGGAGCCTTTGATTAGAGAGATAATCGCTAATTCTATGAATCTATGTGTGGATCGCTATGG AAACTATGTGGTCCAGTATGTGTTGGAATTGGAAAATTTTCAAGTGGCAGCAGCCCTGTCAAGATATCTCAGTGGGAATTACGTGCAACTCTCTTGTGACAAGTATGGAAGTCATGCGGTGCAAAAATGTTTAGAAAGTAGACAATTCAACTCGAGGATGATCATCAACGAGCTGCTTACTGACATTGTTTCACTTCTTGTAAATCCTTTCGGAAACTATGTAATTCAGACTGCATGGGTTGTATCTCAG AGTGATATGCGAAGTGAATTGTTGTACCATATCAACAGGAATCATCCGTTGTTGAGGTGCAATAGATACGGGAGAAAAATACTTGAAAAACTTAATCTTTGGACATAA
- the LOC106343278 gene encoding zinc finger protein ZAT10-like, whose amino-acid sequence MALEAISSPRLASPVPPLFEDSSRFHGVEHWTKGKRSKRSRSDFPHKNLTEEEYLAFCLLLLARDGDRSNRNPLPPPPVTVGEKSSTYTCSVCDKSFSSYQALGGHKASHRKNLSQTLSGGGDDQSTSTTSAVTTGSGKSHVCSICHKSFPSGQALGGHKRCHYEGNNNSSSSVANSEGAGSTSHVSSGHRGFDLNIPPVPEFSLVNGDDEVMSPMPAKKPRFDFSEKA is encoded by the coding sequence ATGGCGCTCGAGGCTATCAGTTCACCGAGACTAGCTTCTCCGGTCCCTCCTCTGTTCGAAGATTCTTCAAGATTTCACGGCGTCGAACACTGGACCAAGGGTAAAAGATCTAAACGATCCAGATCCGACTTCCCCCACAAGAACCTCACAGAAGAAGAGTATCTCGCTTTCTGCCTCTTGCTCCTCGCTCGTGACGGAGATCGCAGCAACCGTAACCCTCTTCCTCCTCCTCCGGTGACGGTGGGGGAGAAGTCGTCAACCTACACGTGCAGCGTCTGCGACAAGTCCTTCTCGTCTTACCAAGCACTCGGCGGACACAAGGCCAGTCACCGGAAAAACTTATCACAGACCCTATCCGGCGGAGGAGACGATCAATCAACGTCGACCACATCCGCGGTGACAACCGGAAGTGGGAAGTCGCATGTTTGCTCGATCTGTCACAAGTCGTTTCCTTCCGGCCAAGCTCTCGGCGGACACAAGCGGTGCCACTACGAGGGGAATAACAACAGTAGCAGCAGCGTGGCTAACTCCGAAGGAGCGGGGTCCACCAGCCACGTCAGCAGCGGTCACCGTGGGTTTGACCTTAACATCCCTCCTGTACCGGAATTCTCGTTGGTGAACGGAGACGACGAAGTGATGAGCCCGATGCCGGCGAAGAAGCCCCGTTTTGACTTCTCGGAGAAAGCTTAA
- the LOC106343370 gene encoding LOW QUALITY PROTEIN: glucose-1-phosphate adenylyltransferase large subunit 2, chloroplastic (The sequence of the model RefSeq protein was modified relative to this genomic sequence to represent the inferred CDS: inserted 2 bases in 1 codon): MASCCPTMKFQRPFGLNRKVVSDSGRVSSFWGAEVVKANHLKXHSGPQKIQTRLIRSVLTPSVDQESHEPLLRTPRADPKNVASIILGGGAGTRLFPLTSKRAKPAVPIGGCYRLIDIPMSNCINSGIRKIFILTQFNSFSLNRHLSRTYNFGNGVNFGDGFVEVLAATQTSGDAGKKWFQGTADAVRQFIWVFEDAKTKNVEHVLILSGDHLYRMDYMNFVQKHIESNADITVSCVPMDESRASDYGLLKIDESGQIIQFSEKPKGDDLKAMQVDTTVLGLPPKEAAELPYIASMGVYVFRKEVLLKLLRSSYPTSNDFGSEIIPLAVKEHNVQAFLFNDYWEDIGTIGSFFDANLALTEQPPKFQFYDPKTPFFTSPRFLPPTKVDKCRILDSIVSHGCFLRECSVQHSIVGIRSRVESGVELQDTMMMGADFYQTEAEIASLLAEGKVPIGVGENTKIRNCIIDKNAKIGKNVFIANADGVEEGDRQVEGFYIRSGITVVLKNATIRDGLHL; this comes from the exons ATGGCGTCTTGCTGTCCGACCATGAAGTTTCAGCGTCCCTTTGGTCTGAACAGAAAGGTTGTTTCTGACTCTGGAAGAGTTAGTTCCTTCTGGGGAGCGGAGGTTGTCAAGGCTAATCATCTGAA GCACAGTGGACCTCAGAAGATTCAGACAAGGCTCATTCGCTCTGTTCTCACCCCATCTGTTGATCAAGAGTCTCAT GAGCCTCTGTTGAGAACTCCAAGAGCAGACCCAAAGAATGTGGCATCTATCATACTAGGTGGCGGTGCTGGGACTCGCTTGTTCCCTCTTACAAGCAAGAGAGCCAAACCTGCGGTGCCAATTGGAGGGTGTTACAGGCTGATAGATATACCAATGAGCAATTGCATCAACAGCGGTATTAGGAAGATCTTCATCTTAACTCAGTTCAACTCTTTCTCTCTCAATCGCCACCTTTCTCGCACTTACAACTTTGGCAATGGAGTCAACTTCGGTGATGGTTTTGTTGAG GTTCTTGCTGCAACCCAAACTTCCGGAGATGCAGGAAAGAAATGGTTTCAGGGAACTGCTGATGCTGTTAGGCAGTTTATATGGGTCTTTGAG GATGCCAAGACAAAGAATGTGGAACATGTCTTGATCTTGTCTGGTGATCATCTCTATCGGATGGATTACATGAACTTTGTGCAG AAGCACATTGAGTCAAATGCTGATATCACAGTTTCTTGTGTTCCCATGGATGAGAG CCGTGCTTCGGATTATGGTCTGCTTAAAATTGACGAGTCTGGACAAATCATTCAGTTCTCGGAGAAACCAAAGGGAGATGACTTAAAGGCAATG CAAGTTGACACTACAGTTCTTGGTCTGCCACCAAAAGAAGCTGCAGAGCTCCCATACATTGCATCGATGGGAGTTTATGTGTTTAGAAAAGAAGTTTTGCTAAAGCTTCTCAGATCGAGTTATCCTACATCCAACGACTTTGGTTCTGAGATCATCCCCTTGGCTGTGAAAGAGCACAACGTCCAG GCCTTTTTGTTCAATGACTATTGGGAGGATATTGGAACTATAGGATCATTCTTTGATGCCAACTTAGCTCTCACCGAACAG CCTCCTAAGTTCCAGTTTTACGATCCAAAAACGCCCTTCTTCACATCTCCACGGTTCTTGCCACCTACCAAAGTTGATAAATGCAGG ATACTTGACTCCATAGTTTCACATGGGTGTTTCTTGAGGGAGTGCAGTGTGCAGCACTCTATTGTGGGAATACGATCACGTGTAGAGTCTGGAGTAGAGCTTCAGGATACGATGATGATGGGAGCAGATTTCTACCAGACAGAAGCTGAAATCGCGTCTCTGTTGGCGGAAGGGAAAGTTCCAATAGGTGTAGGCGAGAACACCAAGATCAG GAACTGTATAATTGACAAGAACGCCAAGATCGGGAAGAACGTGTTCATAGCGAATGCAGAT GGTGTGGAAGAAGGAGATAGGCAAGTGGAAGGGTTTTATATAAGATCAGGCATAACCGTTGTGTTGAAGAACGCTACCATTAGAGATGGTTTGCATCTTTAA
- the LOC106343280 gene encoding keratin-associated protein 6-2-like — protein sequence MVRSDFTGVGVGLGLGVGCGFGLGWVFGGMPLNVLGVGVGGGCGMGLGLGWGFGTAFGSHYRSSRLTFQGIQLGKADNMSQNT from the exons ATGGTGCGCTCTGACTTCACCGGAGTTGGTGTTGGATTAGGGCTCGGTGTTGGCTGTGGATTTGGCCTTGGTTGGGTTTTTGGAG GAATGCCTTTGAATGTACTAGGCGTTGGTGTTG GTGGTGGTTGCGGTATGGGTTTAGGCCTCGGTTGGGGTTTCGGGACTGCCTTTGGTAGTCACTACCGATCATCTAGACTTACATTTCAAGGCATCCAGTTAGGCAAGGCAGATAACATGTCCCAAAACACTTAG
- the LOC106343279 gene encoding ctenidin-1, whose translation MGRVMFWFLVSMYLCLIGHMIGEAAREGAMMSEAKSHDMGKSNRHVTGLKGELTAGGYGGGDPGYGGYGPGGGGVVIGGGFGGGSGAVGWDGGNRGGDPGYGSGGIGGGVIIGGGGGGGGGCGGSCGGGGGPGGGYGHLEASMMGSGKN comes from the coding sequence ATGGGCAGAGTGATGTTTTGGTTTCTTGTTTCCATGTATCTATGCCTCATTGGCCATATGATTGGTGAGGCTGCAAGAGAAGGTGCCATGATGAGTGAAGCAAAATCCCATGATATGGGAAAGAGTAACCGACACGTAACGGGGTTAAAGGGTGAACTCACAGCTGGCGGCTATGGGGGCGGGGATCCAGGGTATGGTGGATACGGTCCAGGTGGTGGTGGTGTTGTGATTGGTGGTGGATTTGGTGGGGGTAGTGGTGCTGTGGGTTGGGATGGAGGAAACAGAGGAGGCGATCCGGGATACGGGTCAGGTGGTATTGGTGGTGGAGTCATCATTGGCGGTGGTGGTGGTGGTGGTGGTGGGTGTGGCGGTTCATGCGGTGGTGGTGGTGGACCTGGTGGTGGATATGGACACCTTGAAGCCAGCATGATGGGATCAGGCAAAAACTAG